In one window of Bacillus mesophilus DNA:
- the rocF gene encoding arginase, giving the protein MDKKQMSIVGVPMDLGQARRGVDMGPSGIRYAGVVERLEELNYEIDDLGDIQIGRPERLSVKSVDNLRNLKAVAEASETLANTVGEIISNGRFPLVLGGDHSIAIGTLAGVSKHYENLGVIWYDAHGDLNTAETSPSGNIHGMPLAASLGIGHPTLTNIGGYCPKVKPENIVIIGARSLDDGEKVLIKEKGIKVYTMHEIDRMGMTAVMEETIKYLSERTDGVHLSLDLDGLDPHDAPGVGTPVIGGISYRESHLAMEMLEEAKLITSAEFVEVNPILDDKNKTASVAVALMGSLFGEKLK; this is encoded by the coding sequence ATGGATAAAAAACAAATGTCAATTGTCGGAGTTCCAATGGACTTAGGTCAAGCACGTCGTGGTGTAGATATGGGACCGAGTGGAATCAGATATGCTGGTGTCGTAGAGCGTTTAGAGGAATTAAATTACGAGATCGATGACTTAGGAGATATTCAAATAGGTCGACCTGAGCGTTTATCAGTAAAATCAGTAGATAACCTTAGAAACTTAAAGGCAGTTGCAGAGGCAAGTGAAACATTAGCAAATACTGTCGGAGAGATTATCTCCAATGGTCGTTTTCCATTAGTACTAGGGGGAGATCATAGTATTGCAATCGGTACACTAGCAGGTGTTTCTAAGCATTATGAAAACTTAGGAGTCATTTGGTATGATGCACATGGAGACTTAAATACTGCTGAGACATCACCATCCGGAAATATACATGGGATGCCACTAGCAGCTAGTCTTGGTATCGGTCATCCTACTTTAACAAACATTGGTGGTTACTGCCCTAAGGTTAAACCGGAAAATATCGTTATTATTGGTGCTAGATCACTAGATGATGGTGAAAAGGTTCTTATAAAAGAAAAAGGTATTAAGGTATATACCATGCATGAAATTGATCGTATGGGTATGACAGCTGTCATGGAAGAAACCATTAAATATCTATCGGAGCGCACGGACGGGGTTCATTTATCGCTAGATTTAGATGGTTTAGATCCACATGACGCACCAGGTGTAGGAACTCCTGTTATTGGGGGGATTAGCTACCGTGAAAGCCATTTAGCGATGGAGATGTTAGAAGAAGCAAAATTAATTACGTCAGCAGAATTTGTTGAGGTTAACCCAATATTAGATGATAAAAATAAAACTGCCTCTGTAGCAGTTGCATTAATGGGCTCTTTATTTGGAGAAAAACTAAAATAA